From one Paeniglutamicibacter psychrophenolicus genomic stretch:
- a CDS encoding TetR/AcrR family transcriptional regulator, with product MDNSANNVPAEPATPPSLSARMLKTRLSISRNARELTAEHGFAGFTVEELCARVGISRRTFFNYYATKLDAVFGHAEDGVSAEALERFMNARPAGTTGISPTLLADLVALVLEQLRLDDAEIRGVHGFFTILHREPELLARMMKVGPERQAEFTALVAKREGVAADHSGIGMLVHVLQFATHRAIERYLASPEGPSLEEEFLSVMNQTRELFGQHLQHEARPPAS from the coding sequence ATGGACAATAGTGCAAATAATGTTCCCGCCGAGCCGGCCACCCCGCCGAGCCTCAGCGCCCGCATGCTCAAGACCCGCCTGTCCATCTCGCGGAACGCGCGCGAGCTGACGGCCGAGCACGGCTTTGCCGGGTTCACCGTCGAGGAACTCTGCGCCCGCGTCGGGATCTCCCGGCGCACGTTCTTCAACTACTACGCCACCAAGCTCGACGCCGTCTTCGGGCACGCCGAGGACGGGGTCTCCGCCGAGGCGCTCGAACGGTTCATGAACGCCCGGCCGGCCGGCACCACCGGGATCTCCCCCACGCTGCTGGCCGACCTGGTGGCCCTGGTGCTCGAGCAGCTGCGGCTCGACGACGCCGAGATCCGCGGGGTCCACGGGTTCTTCACGATCCTGCACCGCGAACCGGAACTGCTGGCGCGCATGATGAAGGTCGGTCCCGAGCGCCAGGCCGAATTCACCGCCCTGGTGGCCAAGCGCGAAGGCGTGGCGGCCGACCACAGCGGCATCGGCATGCTGGTGCACGTCCTGCAATTCGCCACCCACCGGGCCATCGAGCGCTACCTGGCCTCCCCCGAAGGTCCCTCGCTGGAGGAGGAATTCCTCTCGGTCATGAACCAGACCCGCGAGTTGTTCGGCCAGCACCTGCAGCACGAGGCCCGGCCTCCCGCTTCCTGA
- a CDS encoding MDR family MFS transporter codes for MATTTASRKSPDPAPLLLTQRRIWIIFSALIAGMMLSSLDQTIVSTAMPTIVGQLGGVEHQAWITTAYLLATTIVMPIYGKFGDVLGRRNLFLIAIALFTLASVGAAFAGTFWMFVFFRAMQGLGGGGLMILSQAIIADIVPASERGKYMGPLGAIFGLSAVAGPLLGGFFVDHLTWQWAFYINIPIGIGAFLIAWFALTIPNKKSTKKIDVLGVLLLSIATTCLIFFTDFGGSKNHGWAATETWAWGLGMLAAIVLFVITEARAEDPIIPLSLFKNRVFVNATAIGFTLGLGMFAAIAFVPTFLQMSSGTSAAVSGLLMLPMMLGLMGTSIYSGIAITKSGKYRGYPIAGALITAVAMLAFTTLGATTPLWLICLYLFVFGAGLGLIMQVIVLVVQNAVDPSMVGTATSTNNYFREVGASLGVAIFGAMFTNRLSEKLTDVFTGAGASAADAGSATATLDPQTMAQLPEAVREGIVNAYADSLAPVFWYLIPFILIAFVLALFLKQVKLSDTAGMVARGEAIGGEEAKVLEDAARFGDKVTSGATGDPEAADRNPGSNG; via the coding sequence ATGGCCACCACCACCGCGTCCCGGAAATCCCCGGACCCGGCGCCGTTGCTGCTGACGCAACGGCGCATCTGGATCATCTTCTCCGCGCTGATCGCCGGCATGATGCTCTCCAGCCTCGACCAGACCATCGTCTCCACCGCCATGCCCACCATCGTGGGACAGCTCGGCGGCGTCGAACACCAGGCCTGGATCACCACCGCCTACCTGCTTGCCACCACCATCGTGATGCCGATCTACGGCAAGTTCGGTGACGTGTTGGGCCGGCGCAACCTGTTCCTGATCGCCATCGCGCTGTTCACCCTGGCCTCCGTGGGTGCGGCGTTCGCCGGGACCTTCTGGATGTTCGTCTTCTTCCGCGCCATGCAGGGCCTGGGCGGCGGCGGGCTGATGATCCTCTCGCAGGCCATCATCGCCGACATCGTCCCGGCCTCCGAGCGCGGGAAGTACATGGGCCCGCTGGGCGCCATCTTCGGCCTCTCCGCCGTCGCAGGTCCGCTGCTGGGCGGCTTCTTCGTCGACCACCTCACCTGGCAGTGGGCGTTCTACATCAACATCCCCATCGGCATCGGTGCCTTCCTGATCGCCTGGTTCGCACTGACCATCCCGAACAAGAAGTCCACCAAGAAGATCGACGTGCTCGGCGTGCTGCTGCTCTCGATCGCCACCACCTGCCTGATCTTCTTCACCGACTTCGGCGGCTCCAAGAACCACGGCTGGGCAGCGACCGAGACCTGGGCCTGGGGTCTGGGCATGCTCGCGGCCATCGTGCTCTTCGTGATCACCGAGGCACGAGCCGAGGATCCGATCATCCCGCTGTCGCTGTTCAAGAACCGCGTCTTCGTCAACGCCACGGCCATCGGCTTCACGCTGGGCCTGGGCATGTTCGCGGCCATCGCGTTCGTCCCGACGTTCCTGCAGATGTCCTCGGGCACCTCCGCGGCCGTCTCCGGCCTGCTGATGCTGCCGATGATGCTCGGCCTGATGGGCACCAGCATCTACTCGGGCATCGCCATCACCAAGTCCGGCAAGTACCGGGGCTACCCGATAGCCGGCGCGCTCATCACCGCAGTCGCCATGCTTGCCTTCACCACGTTGGGCGCCACCACCCCGCTGTGGCTGATCTGCCTGTACCTGTTTGTCTTCGGCGCCGGGCTCGGATTGATCATGCAGGTGATCGTGCTGGTGGTGCAGAACGCCGTGGACCCATCCATGGTCGGCACCGCGACCTCCACGAACAACTACTTCCGCGAGGTCGGTGCGTCCCTGGGCGTGGCGATCTTCGGGGCGATGTTCACCAACCGGCTCTCCGAGAAGCTCACCGACGTGTTCACCGGCGCGGGCGCCAGTGCCGCCGATGCCGGCAGCGCCACCGCGACGCTGGACCCGCAGACCATGGCGCAGCTGCCCGAGGCCGTGCGCGAGGGCATCGTGAACGCGTACGCGGACTCGCTGGCACCGGTGTTCTGGTACCTGATCCCGTTCATCCTCATTGCCTTCGTGCTGGCGCTGTTCCTCAAGCAGGTCAAGCTCTCGGACACCGCAGGGATGGTGGCCCGCGGCGAGGCCATCGGCGGCGAGGAAGCCAAGGTGCTCGAGGACGCGGCACGGTTCGGTGACAAGGTCACTTCCGGCGCCACCGGGGACCCGGAGGCAGCAGACCGCAACCCGGGGTCCAACGGCTAA
- a CDS encoding NAD-glutamate dehydrogenase, producing MNAGKFVEDYYRHFAAADLDGYAPDTLEQRALFHLGVAGARPPGQVATGILAETDASVVAIAVENMPYLVNSVTAELTRQGAAIRLVVHPIFAVLRDKHSHRILDIHLLPAPGAPTHLEATERSYACEESWLAVEIRSPGDASAGQLLLESIATVVTDVAAVATDAGAMHQQALGVIDSLGTRPGSGNRQEREQAQDLLRWMLDGNFTFLGYGDYDVPDGGGLQSLASRPSSGLGLLRETPGGPRQPRPALPGLRRPLGQRLLTLTKADWRSTVLRPSYLDQVAVKDHGADGKANRERHFLGLFAPGAYNQPVGEVPIVRDKVAEVLTRCAFAPDSHSGETLQAVLESYPRDELFQIEVDDLLTTALGIVHLQERRRTRLFLRPDAYGRFVSALVFLPRDRYNTAVRQRIEHELGQGFGTTTIEFAAQLSESALARVFFRIWLPSGSTLPRIDAQALERRLAVAVRSWAEGVEEVLHERFPAAEAARLGMLWAEAFPAGYRVGHRVEDAVDDIVHFEELGLRDAGGPEVDDPVVSVRLPAAASSTLAEDARIKLYFAKPRSLSRILPFFHNLGLEVLDQRPFEIRRGDNQEFLLYDIGLKYPSGVDPMETSGLLSNAFRAAMRGETESDGFDGLVLAEGIEWQRVVILRSYAKYLLQLGTTNSYGFMAESLLANVRVTRALLGLFETSFDPGREGTDRAGDIVIARKELVAAIDEVPALNADRLLRTFTNLVGATVRTNYFQHRPYLSFKFDSSAIPECPLPRPKHEIWVYSPRVEGLHLRFGAIARGGLRWSDRREDFRTEILGLVKAQTVKNAVIVPTGAKGGFFPKQLPDPLLDRDAWLEEGRESYRDFIRGMLDITDNLGTTDTGKVPVPPRNVVCHDGADSYLVVAADKGTATFSDTANELAREYGYWLGDAFASGGSVGYDHKEMGITARGAWESVKAHFGELGIDVQNEDFTVAGIGDMSGDVFGNAMLRSRHIRLVAAFDHRHIFLDPHPDAAASYAERKRLFGLPRSSWADFDASVVSDGGGVHPRHAKSIHITDQVRGALGLEDGITELAPAELLQAILRAPVDLLYNGGIGTYVKASSEPHEVAGDKANDSIRVNGNELRARVVVEGGNLGITQHGRIEAALGGILVNTDAIDNSAGVDCSDHEVNIKILVDNLIAAGKLGAGERADFLHSLTNEVGTLVLKTNADQNTLLVNDLYRVGPWSPGFERMMDWLESAAGLDRRLEGLPGTGELHARLAEGHGLTGPELAVLCAYAKTELASALIASDLPDDPWFKQTLRSYFPARLSERFDADLDTHPLRREIIGTVVANDMINMGGITYAFRAAEETEASPAAVARAFVVLRRVFDLDSVMSELAALPPSCPAENRCVVAEQMRRLLDRGTRWYVTRDGRGESVADTIERFKPRIDPLWADLTRYLRESDLTFLYARLADHMAGIPAGMARRSPTILAGFGLLDLAVISEQIREPVHNIAQVYFALYARIGVIRLLLMITDLPRHNRWESQARAALRDDLYSAVADMTVAVMQGTGSTGRGADPLERIAAWEGQHAQRMSRISETLEQLAGPGQADFASVSVFLKQLRSVVRS from the coding sequence ATGAATGCGGGCAAGTTCGTGGAGGACTACTACAGGCACTTTGCTGCCGCGGACCTGGATGGCTACGCCCCCGATACGCTGGAGCAGCGGGCGCTGTTCCACCTGGGAGTGGCCGGCGCACGGCCGCCGGGCCAGGTGGCCACCGGCATCCTGGCCGAAACCGATGCCAGCGTGGTGGCCATCGCCGTGGAAAACATGCCCTACCTGGTCAATTCCGTGACGGCCGAACTGACCCGCCAGGGCGCCGCCATCCGGCTGGTCGTCCACCCCATTTTTGCCGTCCTGCGCGACAAGCACAGCCACCGGATCCTGGATATCCACCTCCTGCCCGCACCGGGGGCTCCAACGCACCTGGAGGCCACGGAGCGCAGCTACGCATGCGAGGAGTCCTGGCTCGCGGTGGAAATCCGTTCGCCGGGTGATGCCTCGGCCGGCCAACTTCTCCTCGAGTCCATCGCCACCGTCGTGACCGACGTGGCAGCGGTGGCCACCGACGCCGGGGCCATGCACCAGCAGGCACTGGGCGTCATCGACTCGCTGGGGACCCGCCCCGGCTCCGGGAACCGGCAGGAGCGGGAACAGGCACAAGACCTGCTGCGCTGGATGCTCGACGGGAACTTCACGTTCCTGGGCTACGGCGACTACGACGTGCCGGACGGCGGCGGGCTCCAGTCCTTGGCCAGCCGCCCGTCCTCCGGGCTCGGCCTGCTGCGGGAAACACCCGGCGGCCCGAGGCAACCGCGCCCCGCCCTGCCCGGGCTCCGCCGGCCCCTGGGCCAGCGGCTGCTGACCCTGACCAAGGCCGATTGGCGTTCGACGGTCCTGCGGCCGTCCTACCTTGACCAGGTCGCGGTCAAGGACCATGGCGCGGACGGCAAGGCCAACCGCGAACGGCACTTCCTGGGCCTCTTCGCCCCCGGCGCCTACAACCAGCCCGTGGGCGAGGTGCCCATCGTCCGGGACAAGGTCGCCGAGGTGCTCACGCGCTGCGCCTTTGCCCCCGATTCGCACTCCGGGGAAACCCTGCAGGCCGTCCTGGAGTCCTACCCGCGGGACGAACTGTTCCAGATCGAGGTCGATGACCTGCTGACCACCGCCCTGGGCATCGTGCATTTGCAGGAACGCCGCCGCACCCGGTTGTTCCTGCGCCCCGACGCCTACGGGCGGTTTGTCTCGGCGCTGGTGTTCCTGCCCCGGGACCGTTACAACACCGCGGTGCGCCAGCGCATCGAACACGAGCTGGGCCAGGGGTTCGGCACCACCACCATCGAGTTCGCGGCCCAGCTCAGCGAGTCGGCGCTCGCCCGGGTGTTCTTCCGGATCTGGCTGCCTTCCGGAAGCACGCTTCCCCGCATTGACGCCCAGGCGCTGGAACGGCGGCTGGCGGTGGCCGTGCGGTCGTGGGCCGAAGGCGTCGAGGAGGTGCTGCACGAGCGGTTTCCCGCCGCCGAGGCCGCACGCCTGGGAATGCTGTGGGCCGAGGCCTTTCCCGCCGGATACCGCGTGGGCCACCGGGTCGAGGACGCGGTCGATGACATCGTGCATTTCGAGGAACTCGGCCTGCGGGACGCCGGCGGGCCCGAAGTCGATGACCCGGTCGTCTCCGTCCGCCTCCCCGCCGCCGCCTCCAGCACGCTGGCCGAAGACGCACGGATCAAGCTCTATTTCGCCAAGCCCCGAAGCCTGTCCCGGATCCTGCCGTTTTTCCACAACCTGGGACTCGAGGTCCTCGACCAGCGGCCCTTTGAGATCCGGCGCGGCGACAACCAGGAGTTCCTGCTCTATGACATCGGGCTGAAATACCCCTCCGGCGTCGACCCCATGGAAACCAGCGGCCTGCTCTCCAACGCGTTCCGCGCAGCCATGCGCGGGGAGACCGAGTCGGACGGCTTTGACGGCCTGGTGCTGGCCGAAGGCATCGAGTGGCAACGCGTCGTCATCCTGCGCAGCTATGCCAAGTACCTGCTGCAGCTTGGCACCACCAACTCCTACGGATTCATGGCCGAATCGCTGCTGGCCAATGTTCGGGTCACCCGTGCGCTGCTGGGACTCTTCGAAACCAGCTTTGATCCCGGACGCGAAGGGACCGACCGCGCCGGGGACATCGTGATTGCCAGGAAGGAACTGGTCGCGGCCATCGACGAGGTGCCGGCCCTGAATGCCGACCGCTTGCTGCGCACCTTCACGAACCTCGTGGGTGCCACGGTGCGAACCAACTACTTCCAGCACCGGCCCTACCTCAGCTTCAAATTCGATTCATCGGCCATCCCGGAATGCCCGCTGCCTCGGCCGAAGCATGAAATATGGGTCTACTCGCCCCGCGTGGAGGGATTGCATCTGCGCTTCGGCGCCATCGCCCGCGGCGGGCTGCGCTGGAGCGACCGGAGGGAAGATTTCCGCACGGAGATCCTCGGCCTGGTCAAGGCCCAGACGGTCAAGAACGCCGTCATCGTGCCAACCGGCGCCAAGGGCGGGTTCTTTCCCAAGCAGCTGCCCGACCCCTTGCTGGACCGTGACGCATGGCTGGAGGAGGGCCGCGAAAGCTACCGGGACTTCATCCGCGGGATGCTGGACATCACGGACAACCTCGGCACCACGGACACCGGGAAGGTACCGGTCCCGCCAAGGAACGTGGTGTGCCACGACGGTGCGGACTCCTACCTGGTGGTGGCGGCCGACAAGGGCACGGCAACGTTCTCCGACACGGCCAACGAGCTCGCCCGTGAATACGGCTACTGGCTGGGCGACGCCTTTGCCTCGGGCGGATCAGTCGGCTATGACCACAAGGAAATGGGCATCACGGCCAGGGGAGCCTGGGAATCGGTCAAGGCGCATTTCGGCGAGCTTGGCATCGACGTCCAGAACGAGGACTTCACGGTGGCGGGCATCGGGGACATGAGCGGGGACGTGTTTGGAAACGCCATGCTCCGCTCCCGGCATATCCGCCTGGTTGCGGCGTTCGACCACCGACACATCTTCCTTGACCCGCATCCGGACGCCGCCGCTTCCTACGCCGAGCGGAAGCGCCTCTTTGGCCTTCCCCGATCTTCCTGGGCGGACTTCGACGCCTCGGTGGTCAGCGACGGCGGCGGTGTCCACCCTCGCCATGCCAAGTCCATTCACATCACCGACCAGGTCCGTGGCGCCCTGGGACTGGAGGATGGAATCACCGAACTGGCGCCGGCCGAACTGCTCCAGGCGATCCTGCGCGCACCGGTGGACCTTCTCTACAACGGGGGCATCGGCACCTACGTCAAGGCTTCTTCCGAACCACACGAGGTGGCAGGGGACAAGGCCAATGACTCGATCCGGGTCAACGGCAACGAGCTGCGGGCCAGGGTCGTCGTCGAGGGCGGCAACCTGGGCATCACGCAGCACGGCCGGATCGAGGCGGCACTAGGCGGCATCCTCGTGAACACGGACGCCATCGACAACTCCGCCGGGGTGGACTGCTCGGACCACGAAGTCAACATCAAGATCCTTGTCGACAACCTGATCGCCGCCGGAAAGCTGGGCGCCGGGGAACGCGCGGATTTCCTGCACTCGCTGACGAACGAGGTCGGGACGCTGGTGCTGAAGACCAATGCCGACCAGAACACCTTGCTGGTCAACGACCTCTACCGGGTCGGGCCTTGGAGCCCGGGCTTCGAGAGGATGATGGATTGGCTCGAATCGGCCGCAGGACTTGACCGCAGGCTGGAAGGGCTTCCCGGCACCGGGGAACTCCACGCCCGGCTGGCGGAGGGCCACGGGCTCACCGGCCCGGAACTCGCCGTGTTGTGCGCCTATGCCAAGACCGAACTGGCCTCTGCGCTCATCGCCAGCGACCTGCCCGATGACCCATGGTTCAAGCAGACCCTGCGCAGCTACTTTCCGGCCCGGCTCTCCGAGAGGTTCGATGCCGATTTGGACACCCATCCCCTGCGCCGGGAGATCATCGGCACCGTGGTGGCCAACGACATGATCAACATGGGCGGGATCACCTACGCCTTCCGGGCCGCGGAGGAAACCGAGGCTTCCCCGGCCGCCGTGGCCCGGGCCTTCGTCGTCCTGCGCCGGGTCTTCGACCTCGACTCGGTCATGTCCGAGCTCGCGGCCCTGCCGCCCAGCTGCCCCGCGGAGAACCGCTGCGTCGTTGCCGAGCAAATGCGTCGGTTGCTGGATAGGGGAACGCGCTGGTACGTCACCCGCGACGGGCGGGGCGAATCGGTCGCCGACACCATCGAACGATTCAAGCCACGGATCGACCCGCTGTGGGCCGACTTGACCCGATACCTGCGCGAAAGCGACTTGACGTTCCTCTATGCCCGCCTGGCCGATCACATGGCCGGAATCCCCGCCGGCATGGCCCGGCGCTCGCCAACCATCCTGGCGGGATTCGGGCTGCTGGACCTGGCGGTCATCTCGGAGCAGATCCGCGAACCCGTCCACAACATTGCCCAGGTCTACTTCGCCCTCTATGCCCGGATCGGGGTCATCCGGCTGTTGCTGATGATCACGGACCTGCCGCGCCACAACCGCTGGGAATCCCAGGCCCGGGCCGCCTTGCGCGACGACCTCTATTCGGCGGTGGCGGACATGACCGTTGCCGTGATGCAAGGCACCGGGTCCACGGGCCGCGGCGCCGACCCGCTGGAGCGCATCGCGGCCTGGGAAGGGCAGCACGCCCAGCGAATGTCGCGCATCTCCGAAACCCTGGAGCAATTGGCCGGTCCCGGGCAGGCAGATTTTGCTTCGGTCTCCGTTTTCCTGAAGCAGCTGCGCTCGGTGGTCCGGAGCTAA
- a CDS encoding NUDIX hydrolase produces MPTPEFILKMREKIGNDPLWLPGIKAVVIHEARVLLVRRADNGKWTLPAGILEPGEEPAVAAVREVFEETAVHCAITRLVGVATTDEALYPNGDRAQYLDIILAGEYLGGEAKVNDDENLEVGWFGLDALPGVPPKHQRAIDWTLEPKETGHFITGIADRA; encoded by the coding sequence ATGCCCACACCCGAATTCATCCTGAAGATGCGTGAAAAGATCGGCAACGACCCGCTGTGGCTGCCCGGGATCAAGGCCGTGGTGATCCACGAAGCTCGGGTGTTGCTGGTCCGCCGGGCCGACAACGGGAAATGGACCCTTCCGGCCGGAATCCTGGAGCCCGGGGAGGAACCTGCCGTTGCGGCGGTGCGCGAGGTCTTCGAGGAGACCGCCGTGCACTGCGCCATCACCCGCCTGGTGGGGGTGGCCACCACCGACGAGGCCCTCTATCCCAACGGTGACCGCGCCCAATACCTGGACATCATCCTGGCCGGGGAATACCTGGGCGGGGAAGCGAAGGTCAACGACGACGAGAACCTCGAGGTCGGCTGGTTCGGACTCGATGCGCTGCCCGGGGTGCCGCCCAAGCACCAACGCGCCATTGACTGGACGCTCGAGCCGAAGGAAACAGGGCACTTCATCACCGGCATCGCCGACCGGGCCTGA
- a CDS encoding prepilin peptidase, translating into MPQLILHWFASPPALATVAGILAALALALYLYNAVRLTIIDFRSHLLPNRILGPWFIAALVLLGAAALLAGEPMILLRMVLGAVILFAGYLVLHLIAPAGMGLGDVKLAAVLGLYLGFLSYTHLLWATAFAFIVGALWSIALLLARKVTLRSSVAFGPFMLVGAAVALAVAG; encoded by the coding sequence ATGCCGCAACTCATTTTGCACTGGTTTGCCTCTCCGCCGGCGCTGGCCACGGTGGCCGGAATCCTGGCCGCCCTGGCCCTGGCGTTGTACCTGTACAACGCCGTGCGCCTGACCATTATCGACTTCCGGTCCCACCTGTTGCCCAACCGGATCCTGGGCCCGTGGTTCATTGCCGCCCTGGTGCTGCTGGGTGCTGCCGCGCTGTTGGCCGGGGAACCGATGATCCTGCTGCGGATGGTGCTGGGTGCGGTGATCCTCTTTGCCGGCTACCTGGTGCTGCACCTGATTGCTCCGGCGGGGATGGGCCTGGGGGACGTGAAGCTCGCCGCGGTGCTGGGGCTCTACCTCGGTTTCCTCTCCTACACCCACCTGTTGTGGGCCACGGCGTTCGCCTTCATCGTCGGGGCCTTGTGGTCAATTGCGTTGCTGCTGGCCCGCAAGGTCACGTTGCGTTCCTCGGTGGCCTTTGGCCCGTTCATGCTGGTGGGCGCCGCTGTCGCCCTGGCCGTGGCCGGATAG
- a CDS encoding PhoH family protein produces MLIADPHAMLRFAEHHVVLPLTVISELEHKRNDPTLGFFAREALRTLEDLGAKHGGLANDMVVGKQGGTLRIELNHIAPDVLPVGFRNSDNDTRILAVAKSLLDEGLDVTLVSKDMPMRIKASAMGLIAEEYRNELIADSGWTGVHEMNVSEENMSALYAEESLELEEAAEQPVNTGLILHSPRGSALGRVDRNHLVRLVRGDREAFGLRGRSAEQRLALDLLMDKEIGIVSLGGRAGTGKSALALCAGLEAVMERREHRKIMVFRPLYPVGGQELGYLPGAEADKMNPWAQAVFDTLGSVVSKNAIDEVLSRGMLEVLPLTHIRGRSLHDAYVIVDEAQSLERNVLLTVLSRIGQNSKVILTHDVAQRDNLRVGRHDGVAAVVEQLKGHHLFGHVTLTRSERSEIAALVTELLEDRIH; encoded by the coding sequence GTGCTGATCGCGGACCCGCACGCCATGCTGCGCTTTGCCGAGCACCACGTGGTCCTGCCGTTGACGGTGATCAGCGAACTCGAGCACAAGCGAAACGACCCTACCCTGGGGTTCTTCGCCCGCGAGGCGCTGCGGACCCTGGAGGACCTGGGGGCCAAGCACGGCGGGCTGGCCAATGACATGGTGGTGGGCAAGCAGGGCGGAACCCTGCGCATCGAGCTGAACCACATTGCCCCGGACGTGTTGCCGGTGGGCTTCCGCAACTCGGACAACGACACCAGGATCCTGGCCGTGGCCAAGTCGCTGCTGGACGAGGGGCTGGATGTCACCCTGGTCTCCAAGGACATGCCCATGCGCATCAAGGCCTCGGCCATGGGGCTGATCGCCGAGGAATACCGCAACGAACTCATCGCGGACTCGGGCTGGACCGGCGTCCATGAAATGAACGTGTCCGAGGAAAACATGTCGGCGCTCTACGCCGAGGAATCCCTGGAACTCGAGGAGGCCGCCGAGCAGCCGGTGAACACCGGGCTGATCCTGCACTCCCCGCGCGGCTCGGCCCTGGGCAGGGTGGACCGGAACCACCTGGTGCGCCTGGTGCGCGGGGACCGCGAGGCCTTCGGGCTGCGCGGGCGTTCCGCCGAGCAGCGCCTGGCCCTGGACCTTTTGATGGACAAGGAAATCGGCATCGTCTCGCTCGGCGGCCGGGCCGGGACCGGCAAGTCGGCGCTCGCGCTGTGCGCCGGGCTCGAAGCGGTCATGGAACGCCGCGAACACCGCAAGATCATGGTCTTCCGGCCGCTCTACCCGGTCGGTGGCCAGGAACTGGGCTACCTGCCCGGCGCCGAGGCGGACAAGATGAACCCGTGGGCCCAGGCGGTGTTCGACACCCTGGGCTCGGTGGTCTCCAAGAACGCGATCGACGAAGTCTTGAGCCGGGGCATGCTCGAGGTGCTGCCGCTGACCCACATCCGCGGCCGGTCCCTGCACGACGCCTACGTGATCGTGGACGAGGCCCAGTCGCTGGAGCGCAACGTGCTGCTCACGGTGCTTTCGCGGATCGGGCAGAACTCCAAGGTGATCCTCACCCACGACGTGGCCCAGCGCGACAACCTGCGGGTGGGCCGGCACGACGGCGTCGCGGCGGTGGTCGAACAGCTCAAGGGGCACCACCTCTTCGGGCACGTCACCCTGACCCGCTCCGAGCGCTCCGAGATCGCCGCGCTGGTCACCGAGCTGCTCGAGGACCGGATCCACTAG
- a CDS encoding isoprenyl transferase, whose protein sequence is MELPGFVYRLYERQLRGLLTPEKLPAHIGVLVDGNRRWAKLSGQTTASGHQAGADKILEFLGWCQELDINLVTLYMLSTDNMNRSSQELDDLMGIIANTLDRLGETKTVRVKPVGNLDLLPDYLANKLRELEASTAWVTGIHVNVAVGYGGRQEIVDAVKALLLQGHANGQNAAQIAEGLDPDQLATHLYTKGQPDPDLVIRTSGEQRLSGFLTWQSAYSEFYFCEALWPDFRRVDFLRALRDFADRQRRFGS, encoded by the coding sequence GTGGAACTACCGGGATTCGTCTACCGGCTCTATGAGCGGCAGCTGCGGGGTCTCTTGACCCCGGAAAAGTTGCCCGCACATATTGGCGTGCTCGTGGACGGGAACCGCCGCTGGGCCAAGCTTTCGGGCCAGACAACCGCCAGCGGGCACCAGGCCGGCGCGGACAAGATCCTGGAATTCCTCGGCTGGTGCCAGGAGCTGGACATCAACCTGGTCACGCTCTACATGCTCTCCACGGACAACATGAACCGCTCCAGCCAGGAACTCGATGACCTCATGGGCATCATCGCCAACACCCTGGACCGGCTGGGCGAAACCAAGACCGTGCGCGTCAAGCCCGTCGGGAACCTCGACTTGCTGCCGGACTACCTGGCCAACAAGCTGCGCGAGCTGGAGGCTTCCACCGCCTGGGTCACCGGCATCCATGTCAATGTGGCCGTGGGCTACGGCGGCCGGCAGGAAATCGTTGATGCGGTCAAGGCGCTGCTGCTCCAGGGGCACGCCAACGGGCAGAACGCGGCGCAGATCGCCGAGGGCCTGGACCCTGACCAGCTGGCCACCCACCTGTACACCAAGGGACAGCCGGACCCGGACCTGGTCATCCGCACCTCGGGCGAACAGCGCCTCTCCGGATTCCTGACCTGGCAGAGCGCCTACTCGGAGTTCTACTTCTGCGAGGCGCTGTGGCCGGACTTCCGGCGCGTGGACTTCCTGCGCGCGCTGCGCGACTTCGCCGACCGGCAGCGCCGCTTCGGTTCCTGA
- the trhA gene encoding PAQR family membrane homeostasis protein TrhA, whose translation MTHPSGNRSRPPVPAQPDKPLLRGWIHAATAPLALAAGIVLVVLAPAGAGKITSAVFAFTGVLLFGVSAFYHRGNWSPATTLVLKRIDHTNIMLLIAGSYTPLAWALLPPKSATILLVSIWIGALAGVGFRVFYTDAPRWLYTPVYVLLGLASLLFIGDFFAASPAAAILICTGGAFYIVGAVFYASKAPNPIPGILGFHELFHACTLVGFACHFTAITMAVLGTA comes from the coding sequence ATGACCCACCCCTCCGGAAACCGCTCCCGGCCACCGGTTCCGGCCCAGCCGGACAAGCCATTGCTGCGCGGCTGGATACACGCGGCCACCGCCCCGCTGGCCCTGGCCGCGGGCATCGTGTTGGTGGTCCTGGCCCCGGCCGGAGCTGGCAAGATCACCAGTGCCGTCTTCGCGTTCACCGGGGTGCTGCTCTTCGGGGTCTCGGCGTTCTACCACCGCGGGAACTGGTCGCCGGCCACCACGCTGGTGCTCAAGCGGATCGACCACACCAACATCATGCTGCTGATCGCCGGCTCCTACACGCCGCTTGCCTGGGCATTGCTTCCACCGAAGTCCGCCACGATCCTGCTGGTCTCGATCTGGATCGGGGCACTGGCAGGGGTGGGTTTCCGGGTGTTCTACACCGATGCCCCGCGCTGGCTCTACACCCCGGTGTATGTGCTGCTGGGCCTGGCCTCGCTGCTGTTCATCGGGGACTTCTTTGCCGCGAGCCCGGCCGCGGCAATCCTGATCTGCACCGGCGGGGCCTTCTACATCGTCGGGGCGGTGTTCTACGCGAGCAAGGCCCCCAACCCGATTCCGGGCATCCTGGGGTTCCACGAACTCTTCCATGCGTGCACGCTCGTCGGCTTTGCCTGCCATTTCACCGCGATCACCATGGCGGTGCTGGGCACCGCCTAA